The following are encoded in a window of Penaeus vannamei isolate JL-2024 chromosome 17, ASM4276789v1, whole genome shotgun sequence genomic DNA:
- the LOC138864671 gene encoding uncharacterized protein, which translates to MDLAHSDEGSPFPDYARSLLFERIHAGERDVKHAYYRSRVRSDLLKERLPDHVFQLIADVAHGSSRLFSSTHVRSLTQKLSNLTSRNLWSRFSLTDAVTNLSSLSLTPHLQQFLGFGLSLHPLPLTSIDIISSFDRFISTHRNSLHDASLLRGAFLPDFESLLHHNPSIPRRYREALHSLRREDATILPSDKGNSVVVIDRASYLEKAQDLLDDASTYAPLISDPREHIAATFQRRLKELTACFPEVNLYQSFKVVNPRLPHFYGLPNP; encoded by the exons atggACCTCGCG CACTCGGATGAAGGATCTCCTTTCCCGGActatgctcgttccctcctcttTGAACGGATCCACGCTGGTGAGAGGGATGTCAAACATGCCTACTATCGCTCgagggttcgttctgacctcctgaaggaacggcTTCCCGACCACGTCTTCCAGCTCATAGCCGACGTGGCCCACGGTTCCTCCCGATTATTCTCCTCCACCCATGTCCGCTCTCTcacccagaaactctccaacctcacctcccgcaatctctggtcccgcttctccctcaccgatgCTGTCACCAACctatcctccctgtccttgactcCTCACTTACAACAATttcttggcttcggtctttctctacaccctctcccccttacctccattgACATAATTTCTTCCTTCGACCGTTTCATCTCCACCCATAGAAATTCCTTGCATGATgcctctctccttcgtggggccttcctccCGGActtcgagtccctccttcaccacaacccttccattcccaggcgttaccgtgaggcccttcacagcctgcgcagggaggatgccaccattttgccttctgacaaaggtaactcggtggtggtcatCGACCGTGCCTCCTACCTagagaaggcccaggacctgttggatgacgcctccacctatgcccccctgatcAGCGATCCCCGGGAACACATTGCTGCTACCTTCCAACGTCGTCTGAAAGAGTTgacagcctgtttcccggaggtgAACCTTTACCAGAGCTTCAAGGTCgtcaaccctcgcctccctcatttctatgggcttcccaaCCCATAA